The following coding sequences lie in one Arachis stenosperma cultivar V10309 chromosome 5, arast.V10309.gnm1.PFL2, whole genome shotgun sequence genomic window:
- the LOC130981328 gene encoding protein FAR1-RELATED SEQUENCE 5-like: protein MLLPLHKTLPPPSRKTLPQRLEEVIGQEFSHEEVTSEHISYDQDEQEEDMEKEVDVDYMDEDDTNVKPMFDYHGFDEGYNIDSLEDIGMIEFWNIRDEEVCHFHFSDVDIAFEFYNRYARTRGFSAQKNRTRKSRAGVLKLKNFVCHREGFRLQNNHGIGNFKRKPTPETRYGCSAMMEICLDAPSGRWFISYFSDEHNHPLLDPRLTGLLRGHRFMFEADIGHMINMKKGWISVGQIYRVLANQVGGYEYLSFTQRDMYNKLAKQRRQLPGDVYAALNSADYSLFGDVLAFDATYKRNKYMCPLVIFSGVNRHNQTIIFAATLICDEEKHTYRWLLQQLKVVMNGKSPVSVITDGDLSMKFAIEKVFPNAHHRLCAWHLIRNAKNNIGKSQFTSMFKKCMLGDFEIDVFRQKWFEMVEEFGVEN from the exons GAAGTAATAGGTCAGGAATTTTCTCATGAAGAGGTTACTAGCGAGCATATATCATATGATCAGGATGAGCAGGAGGAAGATATGGAAAAGGAAGTTGACGTGGACTATATGGATGAGGACGACACAAATGTGAAACCAATGTTCGATTATCACGGCTTCGATGAAGGGTATAACATTGACTCACTCGAAGACATTGGGATGATTGAATTTTGGAACATCAGGGACGAAGAAGTATGTCATTTTCACTTTTCTGATGTCGACATTGCATTTGAGTTCTACAATAGATATGCAAGGACAAGAGGCTTTAGTGCTCAGAAGAACAGAACTAGGAAGAGTCGTGCGGGCGTACTTAAGTTGAAGAATTTTGTATGTCATCGTGAAGGATTTAGACTGCAAAATAATCATGGCATTGGAAACTTTAAGAGAAAACCTACTCCCGAGACAAGGTATGGCTGCAGTGCAATGATGGAGATTTGTCTAGATGCACCTAGTGGTCGTTggtttatttcttatttttctgaTGAACACAATCATCCGCTTTTAGATCCTCGTTTGACTGGATTGCTTCGTGGGCATAGATTCATGTTCGAGGCTGATATCGGCCACATGATTAACATGAAAAAGGGTTGGATTAGTGTTGGGCAGATATATCGGGTATTAGCAAATCAGGTAGGTGGCTACGAGTATCTCTCTTTCACGCAAAGGGACATGTACAATAAATTAGCAAAACAGAGGCGCCAGTTACCCGGTGATGTATATGCAGCTTTGAA TAGTGCAGATTACTCATTATTTGGCGATGTGCTGGCTTTTGATGCTACCTATAAGAGGAATAAATATATGTGTCCATTGGTGATATTTTCTGGTGTCAATCGTCACAATCAAACAATTATCTTTGCTGCTACTTTAATTTGCGATGAGGAAAAACACACATATAGGTGGTTGCTACAACAACTGAAGGTGGTAATGAATGGAAAATCACCTGTTTCGGTTATCACGGATGGTGATCTATCAATGAAGTTTGCCATTGAGAAAGTGTTTCCTAATGCACATCATAGATTATGTGCATGGCATCTGATTCGCAATGCAAAAAATAACATTGGCAAGTCCCAGTTTACCTCCATGTTTAAAAAGTGTATGCTAGGCGACTTTGAAATTGATGTATTTCGTCAAAAGTGGTTTGAAATGGTTGAGGAATTTGGTGTAGAAAACTAG